The nucleotide window ATGGGAGTAATTTAATTACGCCTTCAAATATGAATTGGCACCTAAACCCTCAGGATGTGCCAGAATTATGTCCATAGAACCTTGTAAAACccattttgaacagtttttaggcagattttttttactatcaGGATTTAACAAAGACatactttttcttccacttcttttAAATTCAGCCATGAAAAATACCAAGGCTGATCATTTGAcaagaatgaataaatattttagaatcaacaacaacagcatTAAACTCAGGCTGCAAGCCAAAAGCTAAATGAACATTGGCGCTATGTGTGTcaagtatttaaaaatggaaaggaaaaacatgaaTTAGTGATGCACAAATTACAAAGCACGGGTCTAATTAAGTCAGGAGATGAGGAGTGTCTTACATAAGGGCATAAAATAGTTGTGTGGGTTGGAAGATGTGGTTCTGTGGTTGTCTGAATTAAtattattgatcattttatcTCCAGTGGAGCtggagaaatggagaaaaaatttTCTTACAGAAGCAAAGTGCATAAAGATCCCATTTAGAGTTCATGCATTGATAACTTATCTGTACTGTCTGCACACTGTAGTAATTCAGTGAGTTTAAGAGTCTGTGTCATTCTTTAGCGTTTCATATTCCTGTGTAACAGTCGGGTACAATAATTTGCAACGGGTAGAAGAATTGAATTGCCTTCAGgaagtttgctttaaaaaaaaaaaaaaaaaaaaagcagtctgATGTACTGAGTAACGCAAAAGAAATGAGAGCTGTTCCAACTCTTCCTCAGAGCGCTCAGTGGAAAAACAGCTGTAGCAAGACCTGAAACGTTTACCcgagattaaattaaatcatgtaCATTTTATAAGTTAGATCGCTGGGGCTTATTCTCTTACCCTAGATTTATACTGGGATAACTTTTGGCTTGACGTTATGGAACAGCTGCAGGGAAAcggagagagagacagagactaAAAGGCAATGATAAAGAGAAGCATATGTGAAGGTGAGGGGGGGAGGGTGAAGGTACAATGTGTTAGATGTCAGTGAGCTGTTCTCACCTCCACCGGACTGGCAGAGCAGAATCTGTTCAGATgctgaacaacaaaaataaaaggacaaaCTCTTAATTTGGTCccacaaatcattttaaattagtttacaATGAGCTAATAATGATACAAGTGATTAAACAGCATTTGATCTGATAGCCAGAGGCTTTCTATGGTTGTCTACTGTCACACATGTGTTGCTGTCTGATGGAGAAGTATGAAGGGAAAACTAAACTGTGCagtattttacaattaaaaatctaaaaagtgtggtgtgcttttttttttttttaaatcccttcacagaacagttgttgagattaatttacacacacaaatcaGTATCcgactgaaaaaaatcaagccacacttttccaatttttttttatttttttttaaatgacagaaaaatttgatagatagatttgtatatatatatatattttaattttttttccccccccactTTTCAGTTATgcctttgtgttgatctgtcacaaaaaatgaactgaaatgtgtGATGGTGTCCGGAGATTGAAAACTTCTTCTAAGCTCTGTCTTCACTCCTCCAGATAATTCAAACAGCCAGACGGTCAAAACAGAAGGAACGTCGCTGGTCAACACCTGCATCTTTGACGGTCAGATCAAATCCGTGTCCTCGGAGCAGAGCGACTGCTCTGGTCAGCCTTCCAAGCGGCAGGAGGACACACCCATGGAGGTCTCCAGCAACCCTCAACCCACAGATGTTTTCAaagtaagacatttttctgtttaaacatttatctcAATCAGGGTGACAGTTGGTGATAACTTTCCCCGCGCTCTCTCCACTTAGTCGTCCCCGGACCCTCTGATCTCAGTACAGCAGACTCTGGAGCTCAACTCGAGCCCGCATCCAGGAGGGGAGGCTTTCGAGAGCCCCATGCCCCTGCAGCCTGAAGACGTTGAGCTTCCCCAGGCGCCCCCCGTCTTTCCCAGCCTGGAGTCTCTCAACACCATCCAAAAGCAAGAGATCTCTTCCGCCTCATCCTTTCCCGTGTCGGGAGACACCACCATCCCCCCGGTGACGCCAGAAGTCCCCCAGCAGTTCCTCAGAGACCCTCAAGAAAGCCTTTCTCCGGAGAGCTCCGATAACGGCGGGACCATCGTGGTCGTAGCCATGCCTCAGATGGCGGCTCCCGCTCAGCCGCCGCCGCAGCAGCAGACGCAGGTCCTGTTTCCCCAGGAAGGCGTGGCCCAGTTGGAGCGGGCGGTGAGGGAGCTGCAGGCTGGAGGCACCACCACCCTGGAGCAGGTGCTGGAGGTGGCGCAGCAGCAGCTCAACTCCGTGCTCTACAACCCGACGGCGTCGGCAGAGTCCTTACAGCAGCACGTCCAGGAGAACATGAACAGCCTGCGGTTGGGCAACTCCGAGAGCTCCCTGTCGGCACGGcaacaaatacaaatgcagcaacagcagcagcagcaacaaatacaaatgcagcaacagcagcagcagcaacaaatacaaatgcagcagcagcagcagcaacagatacaaatgcagcagcagcaacagatacaaatgcagcagcatcagcaaCAAATACAGCAGCAGTTccagcaacagcaacaaatccttgaaaacctgcagcaacaacagcagcagcagcaacaacagcagcagcagctgcagcagcaggtcctCAGCACCATGCagatccagcagcagctcatgcTGCAGCCTCAAGAccaacagcagctgcagcagcagcagcagatgatggagaatatccagcagcagcagcagcagctgcagcagaatcaGCAACAGCAGGTCCTGAACAACATCCAGCTCCaggatcagcagcagcagaaccagatcCTGAGCAatctgcagcaggagcagcaggtcctggaaaagctgcagcagcagctgcaagCCGAGCTGCTGCAACCCCAGATTCACTCCTCCTCCCAGTCGCAGCAGCCCGTCTCCCTACTGCAGCAGGCGGGAGAGCTGCTGACCATCCAGACCAGCTTCCCGACGCCGCCGCCATCTCACACGTCTCCGCCGCAGCAACTCTTCCAGTCGCCGCAGCCGCTGGCCGAGACCCAGAGCTCCCAGCAGCAGGTGCAGGCCGCCCTGCTCCAGAACACACTGACCGTCCTCTCTGGCGGCGGCCTCGGGTCCGAACAGCAGCCCACGGGGTCAACAATATTCCTGTCCACCAACCCTCAGccgcagcagccgcagcagcagccCCAGCTGGCCTTCATCTCTTCCATGGAGACGTCATCCAGCCAGCCCCAGCCCGTTTCCATGTTCCAGAACCAGCCGCCGACCCAGCTGTCCCAGCCAATGGAGCAGCAGCAATCCccgcagcagaaccagcagccgCCGCAGCAGCTCCCGCTGGGCCAGCAGGGCACCTTGTTCCAGAGCATCCCAAACCACTCGCAGGCCAACGCCGTCCCCCAGAACCAGATCTCTCAGCCCCAGCAGACGGGCCTGCTCCTCTGTACTTCGGATCTACTGTTCACCACCCCGGCTCAAGCCGCGCCCCCCATCACAGGTATTAGCGTTGGAATACCCCAACAGGACGCATCCGAGCCCATGTCGTTCCAAGTTCAGAGCTCCTCTGGCAGCAACGCCGCGCCCGCCGCAAACCAACAGCAGAGCCTGTTCCAGGAGCAGCAGCCCATGCAGGTGACCCCAAGTCCCAGCCAGGTTCCCAACAGTCAGCCGGTGAAGCTGTTCATCCCGCAGACGTCCCTGTCAGGGCTGCAGGGGACCATTAGTTCCCAGGAGCTCAACACTGAGGCATCAGCTCCGACTGCAACCATCTTTGTGGTGCAGGGTGGCGTTGGCGTGGTCGCCAGCCCGGGCCAGCAGCCGCCGGAGCAGCTGTTCCAGACCGCAGTGGGCGGCAACGTAGCGCCACAGGGACAGCCCAACCTATTTGTGTTTGGCATCCAGAATGGTGAGACggttttaatctctttttttcttttcttttttttttttttatcatcttacCAGCAGACTTTGGTTCTTTTAAAGTGGAGTAGTCGGCATCTTACCGTGTGGTCCACATTTGTCGCCATCCGTGGTGAAGATatgtaaaaaacttttaaataaactttaaatttcaataATATCTTGCATTAAGtattttacaataattattGCATTATTCAGTCATAcgtaaaaagcatttaaatttctctttttcataaaatcagCTGGGCTGCAATTGCTGAAGAGAGCAAAAACACCTGGATTGTTTTTTGTGACcatccagtaaaaaaaatattgagaaatgcAACATAGCTTAAAACAATTTAGttatattattaattaaaatatgactACATGTCAAAACTACTAATAGAAATCATAACTAACAATATTCGCAATACCTAGCGCTGTATTAAAGTATTGCATATTTCCTGTCATAATTTAGTCATTGTTGTTGTGATTTCTTattcattctgctgcatgttggcgcgcaagatgtaaccgacagcatccggtttaggattttcaaaataaaagctcctccagactcaacaCATATAacggacatattttattatttcttgcgcggcccggtaccaattggtccgcggcccggtggttggggaccactgccgTAAAAGATCAAGAATTCTTTTGGCAAGTGCATCCCGTTGACAGATTTGCGtccttataaacacagtttggtGCATCAGTTTCATTTCGAAACAGTTCCTGCATCGTTCATGTGACTTGCTGAAAGCAGTACGCGCAGCGACACGGGGTTTTGTCTAAGGGCTTGACGCCTGCGCCGATGCATCGGTGTTGCCGGAGAAGGACACATTACATCAGACACCTTGCATTACAAAATCACCGCTCTGTAAAACCAGAATTACCTGAACTTCATGAAGCTTTAAAGATTGTTGGAGTTTTAATGCCACAGTTATAACTGTGGTTTATTTCTCAGTAAATGACCctgttctctctttctgtcagaCTCATCCCAGTTGCTCAGTTCTTCTGGACCGAACCTGCCTGCTCAGACCCAAGCCCAGAACTCCAGTCacatgcagcctctgctggatCAGCCCATGCCCCAGGCCGCGCCCGGCATGCACAGCAATCTGCAAAACACTCTTCAGGCACAAATGCAGACCAGCCTAGAAAATGCACTGCAGTCAAACACCCAAACTCCAATGCAGACCAGCCTGCAGACACAGCTACAGAGCAGCTTACAGAATCAGATGCAGGCGACCATTTCTGCAACGTCTGGCATGGATAAAATCGAGGACATCTTGGAAAGTCTGCAGAAGCAATGAGACGGATCGGGAGACATGTGGCTTAAAGTTACATTTCATCAAATTGGCAAGGTGGTGTGTTGGTTTTTGTGCCAAtgccataaaacaaaacaaaatcatcttAATGCTTAATAACAATATGCCCTTTTACTAAAAACCCAAATTATGAGGTTTGAGAGGATTTTTAAAAGGCCATTAttaattcattattcattttagcTATTGTTCGTTACTCTTGAATTGTTGAATCCACCTTTGTAATTACCCATCCTGCAAGTTAATGAGGCCCGGAATAACTGCTTGAtgcattaatgtaaaaaaaaaacaactgcagtgTTTTTGTCCTGTGTTTAGATGACTTGAGCCTCAGAAATGATGCAACAAACCCGCCAGGTGTGGGAGGAGAAAAAACTGGGATGGCATAAAGAATGTCGGCCACTTGGAAACATCATGCGGCAGAGGGATGGAATGTCAGATAAAGGCTGAATCTCATTTTGTGAATGTGTGAACTCTGAGGTTTCATTTCACTTCAGGGTTTCAGACTGTCAATCGGTAAACTTTAGGATTAAATGTAATGTTACTAAAACGGCTCATGATCGAAGGCAtctttggttttagtttttggCTTTGAAGAATTCTCGCAGTTTTCCTCAAACCTCGGATTTGCACGTCTACAAATCCATGTAAGTTGAATTGCTCATTTCTTTGAGAATaaggatgtgttttttttaaatatctgctaGTATACATTTGTTCTGCATTTGAAGTGCCTCTGATGAAGAGGACAGAAGCACAAAGCTATCAGTTGTTTTACTTGAACTAGGCATGGGAAGGGATGAGATTCTCACGGTACAACCTTGaatatcacatttttacaatatttttacagaaattattttttttttaaaacattcaaactgcTTCTAAATTAAGACATATTTTTTACTACTAATTTATCTAGTCTTAAGCAACAACATAGACTAGCCGTCTTCTTAATTTAGTAGCAGCAGAATATTATACCTCGTCATTCTGAGCGCCAACAGTATAACGAGTGGATATTAGTTACAtagttactgtaatttaaaaagagCCTTAGCTTAATGAAAGAGATGGGTGGTGCTTCTCTAGTTTCTACACCGTAACTGGAAATCTCTCCAAGCAGcctgaaatagttttttatttgtaagagaGAGGAATGAAATATTGGGGGCTTCTCTCAGCCAGTCCAGCTACTTAAAGCTCAATTAGCTAGCCTGCTGTTAGCTGCTTACCAGACATGCTAGTCGTACTTTGTCAACtgaagttttaaaacagaattgtCATAATAAAGGTGACGGGGGGctgaaaatatagttttttttatttgtttgttttttcctttttgaatttatagtttttgaaaattttggTTTACCCTGATGCCTCTAACTGATCCAtgcttctgaaaaaaataaataaaacttctcaTTAAAATGTAGTGTGAAATTAATCAGGTGAGAGGGGAACATTACACAATCACAAATCAGGTTCAGCCTGTTGaataatgtgactttttgtggGCGCCATGCAGTGTTTTCATGTTTCGGCCTCATTAGTAGGTTTGTGAAAGCTTTCTGGAGGAATTTTAAACAACATTCATGTTATGTgttgtgttcagtttttctttttttttttttcatttcgaTGTGTTGGTAGTTTTTACCAATTAATCGTGGACAGAAAGCAGCTTTCCACTAGTGAAAACAAGAGTGTTGTGtggttttataaacattttatctcaAGCACTTTATAACCTTTTTGTGTAACCCGCTCCTCCTGATTATCCGTCCGTTCACAGCTCTGTAAGGAACAAGCTGAATTTGTacacgagaaaaaaaaagaaagtggttGTCTTTGTAACAATGAATaagttttaatcaaatattttcacattttatcttttcttttttttcatattttttttttgctatagcATTTATATAGAATGTCAACTTACTGTTCAAGTCTCggtggtccagtcaaagcctGTCCAGAAGCAGCCATTCCCACTAGAACATTGTGATTTTTCACTGTTTGAGTGGTTCATTGGgtcttttgtgttttacacaCCGACTAGCCATCTAAGATATTCTTTCATCTTTTACTCTGAAATGAAGGATTTGCGTTCAGTTCTCTTTTTTGTACAGATTCACTGCAGACTGTTTTGCCGTTCGTCTTGTTTGTGatgtggttttttgtttttcgtcAGCGTTTGTAGAGCGTACAGAGTGGCACCGGATGAAGTTTTACGACTCGTCTCTTTCATATTGAGTGAGGGCTCGCTGTTACTTAGAGGCCGAAGTTTCTGACGTTATCTATGGTGCTATGTGCAGGAGCACCTCTGCTGTGATGTTAACTATTTCTAATAGCActggctttgtttttaaactgtgtcTGCAAAGTTGAGTCCACAGCGCTGGCTGTTTGTTGTGGGTTCGGACTGGAGCGCAGCCAGGCGTACCAAAGCTCCCGTTGTGATTCGTCGCCATCCCGTCTCCGGCTCGTCCTCGCGGACGCCCTCATGATGTTTACTCATTTCTACAGATGAATGCAGCTCTCCCGTGGAAAGCAATTCAGCAGATTTACAAAAGACGAAAAAGGTACTTTCCACCAATCTGATACAGTGCATGATTCGGGGTTCCTACGCAGTCTGGACAAGatttaaatctgatttctgtATCTTCCAGATCTGCATGAAAAATTCTGATATTTCTGGACTTCATTCCTTGTCCCATTGCACACGCGTTTTGATTCCTTGTGTccttccttcatgtttttttttatctgatattCTTCCCATCTCAAATCCTTGCTTCTTAGTTAAAATTCTTCTTTCCTTGAtgcctttcttccttcttttcttgttttcttctctctttgttGCTACTTCCTCCCTTCTCTACTTGCTCTTCTTTCgccttccttctttttctttaattctgtCTTTCTAGCTAGAATCCTTGGTGGCTTCCTTCCTTGTGTCCTCCTTTGGCACCTTCCTGCAGTACTTACTTCCTTCTGTTCTTCCTCCTTCGTTCCaccgttttttattttatttaccggttttaaatccaaacacagcagacgtttgtgtttaaaaataagtctgggaaagtcagaaaatttttacacaaatattgTGTGGGAACcctgatgattttttttttcaatgcagaTGATACTGCTTTGCTTTCCATATTCAAAAGTAGCCAATTTGGCATCATCAAAAAGCCAATATTTGATAAACATTCAGATGTTCTTATAGCATTGGtcataaatgcattttgtttacattgtcaTAGTCATATTCTGCAGCTGTTAGTGATccattttaaagtaacttatcttttttaaaattttgtatcCATGTATCAGAGTGTAgagtatttttgtaaaaacaaagctttttttttttttttttattggtttatgcTCATGGCACAGGAGATATCATTGAGATTGTGCTTTTCTTGAGATGAAGCGCAGGTGTACTGTGAACTGTTTGAAGTTAAGAAATATAATCAAGTGGACATCGTCATTGATTTTACCCGAACTGTGCAAACCTAACAACGTGTGGCCAAGTTGTCctccttttcatttcttttctttcttttttttttactgagtttTCACGTCATGCATCTCAAATGGCACTTTGACTCATCCATTTTACTGTAGATCAGGTTAGAGCGCAGCCACGTCATCTCCCAAGCATTCCGTTCCTCTCGGTCAGGggagattttaaaaagagcaCACGATGTTGTGGAAGAACCGTGGAAAGGTTAATGCCTCTTAAAGCCATACCAACACAGAAAGCCAACCTGTGACTTCGCTTTCATGAATGTAAATTTTACCTCATGGTGTGGACACCTGGCTTGGTCTACATCTGACATCGGACCAATTAccattttagagatttttttattttttatgctttgttttgtttttttctgaggcAAAAGGAATATAGGTCGGTGTGGCACCAGCTGTCATTCATGTTtccattcatttgttttctgtcgGATGGTGATTTGGTTTCATGTCCAGCCCTTCACATTGTCCAGTGAGCCGGTATATTTaggcctaaaaaaaaaacaaaaaaacgagaGAACCTTGTTAAATATTGATTCAACTGTGGCGAagagagcacacacacacacatctttgcGTTATGTCAGGGGGTGGAGGGAGGTTTGTCCCTTCAGTCATGTCGGTGAATATCCATgtatatttaaatgtgaaatatacTGCAGGGGTATCTTGAATTTCAATTGTGATGCTTTCAACAGAACTTTGTGTGCCTTGACAACTTAATCATTGCTCTGCTATGTTTACTGGCGTCCCTTTTGTGTCCCTGCTCCTTGTCCTTTTTATCCTCTGTGTTGACCCGTAATCATTTCAGCAGTCATAAACATAGTTCATACTGAtatattttcttgtaatttaacCGAGATGTGTGATTTTGATCAAAATATTGCGCAGCTTCAcatttctgtagttttctgttattttattttattcttttcataatttttttcacGCCTCATGAGATTTGTAAATGTGAGGTAAAAGGGACAAGACGGTGGCgattgtttttgtagaaaacttCCTGGTGTTGGTGTGCTTGTCAACATTTGTTGGTGTGAAACGCTCGATCAAAAGGGGCAGCCATGATAAGTTAACTGTTTGCCAATAGTGTGAGCTGTACCTTGTGCATAATCAGTTTGCTCACTTTTCCTAGTTTGCTTTCAACTTCACATCCTTCGACGGTTCTGTTGTATCGGTTTTGTGTAGCTTGAGCTTTAGTATCTTAGCCTTAAGACCCTGCAGTGAGGATAAAGGTCAACCCCAGCGTGTTATACATTTGAACTATTATTAACATGTACTTTGCCTTTGTCTGGACATTTGTATACTCTTCTGTTTATATCTGTAATCCTGCTGCTAcattaaatgaattaataaacatttaaacatctaaGTTTGAATTTGTAGCTACTAGCCACATTTTTCTGTCAAGTCAAACTCATGTAAGATATAGTTCACCACCTAAAAGGTGAGGTACTATAGTCAgttttgttgtgaattatttCATCTGAAACAAATACCCCCCAAAACAAGCTCTTCTGATAAGATTACTTTTAAGACATGATGGTTCATAACAACATGCGGTATGTTTCTCATATCAAGGTCCATTATGCAGTTTGAATACGTCAAGATACTTAAAGAAGTCATGCTGCCTTAACCCGAAGAAGAAATCCCAAGCAAACAACCTAAAACACACCAGTAAGAAACCACAACAAGATATTAAAATTACATCTT belongs to Gambusia affinis linkage group LG08, SWU_Gaff_1.0, whole genome shotgun sequence and includes:
- the nfat5a gene encoding nuclear factor of activated T-cells 5a isoform X2 — its product is MQGMEAAGSAPSRGGGGANPTGGDGGTGVLSGLGVQQLQNTPSKRRPVLNISPPPEDLFDDSQMSCQEEPAVAAAACPDSEHSSSMWADESVSNFSIISSVSYNDNTEVPRKSRKRTPRQRPGPKPTPPEDSMDVFDADSAKGPHFVLSQLSTDKTSSIASSLDSGTAVKGGSLSAQFPQRSDGKELKILVQPETQHRARYLTEGSRGSVKDRTQQGFPTVKLEGISEPVVLQVFVANDAGRVKPHGFYQACRVTGRNTTACKEVDIDGTTVIEIPLEPSNDMTLAVDCVGILKLRNADVEARIGVAGSKKKSTRARLAFRVNIPQPDGSLLTLQVPSSPILCTQPAGLPEILKKSLHSGSVKGGEEVFIIGKNFLKGTKVIFQENIADDNSWQAEAKIDTDLFHQNHLVVTVPPFHSQSIASPVSVGIFVMTNAGRSHEAQAFTYTPESDNSNSQTVKTEGTSLVNTCIFDGQIKSVSSEQSDCSGQPSKRQEDTPMEVSSNPQPTDVFKSSPDPLISVQQTLELNSSPHPGGEAFESPMPLQPEDVELPQAPPVFPSLESLNTIQKQEISSASSFPVSGDTTIPPVTPEVPQQFLRDPQESLSPESSDNGGTIVVVAMPQMAAPAQPPPQQQTQVLFPQEGVAQLERAVRELQAGGTTTLEQVLEVAQQQLNSVLYNPTASAESLQQHVQENMNSLRLGNSESSLSARQQIQMQQQQQQQQIQMQQQQQQQQIQMQQQQQQQIQMQQQQQIQMQQHQQQIQQQFQQQQQILENLQQQQQQQQQQQQQLQQQVLSTMQIQQQLMLQPQDQQQLQQQQQMMENIQQQQQQLQQNQQQQVLNNIQLQDQQQQNQILSNLQQEQQVLEKLQQQLQAELLQPQIHSSSQSQQPVSLLQQAGELLTIQTSFPTPPPSHTSPPQQLFQSPQPLAETQSSQQQVQAALLQNTLTVLSGGGLGSEQQPTGSTIFLSTNPQPQQPQQQPQLAFISSMETSSSQPQPVSMFQNQPPTQLSQPMEQQQSPQQNQQPPQQLPLGQQGTLFQSIPNHSQANAVPQNQISQPQQTGLLLCTSDLLFTTPAQAAPPITGISVGIPQQDASEPMSFQVQSSSGSNAAPAANQQQSLFQEQQPMQVTPSPSQVPNSQPVKLFIPQTSLSGLQGTISSQELNTEASAPTATIFVVQGGVGVVASPGQQPPEQLFQTAVGGNVAPQGQPNLFVFGIQNDSSQLLSSSGPNLPAQTQAQNSSHMQPLLDQPMPQAAPGMHSNLQNTLQAQMQTSLENALQSNTQTPMQTSLQTQLQSSLQNQMQATISATSGMDKIEDILESLQKQ
- the nfat5a gene encoding nuclear factor of activated T-cells 5a isoform X1; its protein translation is MPSDFISLLSSDIDLNSPKSLYSKESVYDLLPKELQLQPSSTQTDPPTMSQKSGGEAGPPPSATLASDATSSTSSPSTSSSDHLTVSQHLHSTGADGPGASEMQGMEAAGSAPSRGGGGANPTGGDGGTGVLSGLGVQQLQNTPSKRRPVLNISPPPEDLFDDSQMSCQEEPAVAAAACPDSEHSSSMWADESVSNFSIISSVSYNDNTEVPRKSRKRTPRQRPGPKPTPPEDSMDVFDADSAKGPHFVLSQLSTDKTSSIASSLDSGTAVKGGSLSAQFPQRSDGKELKILVQPETQHRARYLTEGSRGSVKDRTQQGFPTVKLEGISEPVVLQVFVANDAGRVKPHGFYQACRVTGRNTTACKEVDIDGTTVIEIPLEPSNDMTLAVDCVGILKLRNADVEARIGVAGSKKKSTRARLAFRVNIPQPDGSLLTLQVPSSPILCTQPAGLPEILKKSLHSGSVKGGEEVFIIGKNFLKGTKVIFQENIADDNSWQAEAKIDTDLFHQNHLVVTVPPFHSQSIASPVSVGIFVMTNAGRSHEAQAFTYTPESDNSNSQTVKTEGTSLVNTCIFDGQIKSVSSEQSDCSGQPSKRQEDTPMEVSSNPQPTDVFKSSPDPLISVQQTLELNSSPHPGGEAFESPMPLQPEDVELPQAPPVFPSLESLNTIQKQEISSASSFPVSGDTTIPPVTPEVPQQFLRDPQESLSPESSDNGGTIVVVAMPQMAAPAQPPPQQQTQVLFPQEGVAQLERAVRELQAGGTTTLEQVLEVAQQQLNSVLYNPTASAESLQQHVQENMNSLRLGNSESSLSARQQIQMQQQQQQQQIQMQQQQQQQQIQMQQQQQQQIQMQQQQQIQMQQHQQQIQQQFQQQQQILENLQQQQQQQQQQQQQLQQQVLSTMQIQQQLMLQPQDQQQLQQQQQMMENIQQQQQQLQQNQQQQVLNNIQLQDQQQQNQILSNLQQEQQVLEKLQQQLQAELLQPQIHSSSQSQQPVSLLQQAGELLTIQTSFPTPPPSHTSPPQQLFQSPQPLAETQSSQQQVQAALLQNTLTVLSGGGLGSEQQPTGSTIFLSTNPQPQQPQQQPQLAFISSMETSSSQPQPVSMFQNQPPTQLSQPMEQQQSPQQNQQPPQQLPLGQQGTLFQSIPNHSQANAVPQNQISQPQQTGLLLCTSDLLFTTPAQAAPPITGISVGIPQQDASEPMSFQVQSSSGSNAAPAANQQQSLFQEQQPMQVTPSPSQVPNSQPVKLFIPQTSLSGLQGTISSQELNTEASAPTATIFVVQGGVGVVASPGQQPPEQLFQTAVGGNVAPQGQPNLFVFGIQNDSSQLLSSSGPNLPAQTQAQNSSHMQPLLDQPMPQAAPGMHSNLQNTLQAQMQTSLENALQSNTQTPMQTSLQTQLQSSLQNQMQATISATSGMDKIEDILESLQKQ